Below is a window of Thermodesulfomicrobium sp. WS DNA.
ACGTGAAGGCGAGGTTGACGGCGTGGAAATGGTTGGCAGGGGTATGCTGGGCGAGGACTGGGGGCAGAAGCCCTTGGCGGCCGAGTTCGATGCCCGCCAGGGCCGCGAGAAAGACAACAACTAAAAGCGCCGCCGCCCGGCGGTGGAACCCTTCGCTTTCCCAGAAATGATGCAGGGGATCGAAGAGAAAGGTGATGATTTCGCAGATCCGGTCCACCCACTTCCCCATACTGCCTCCGGTCACCGAGCATGGCAAAAGCCCGCAACAGAGGCAAGCCCCGTCGCCTGCCGTGCGGCATGGGACGGGGGCGGGAAGGGAGGCATCTTGCTCCGCAGCAAGGCCCAGGAGGGTGGCGCTGCAGGCTTACAGGGAGCGATCCACCAGCACGCCTACGGTCTCTTCGATGGCCGCAGCCAGGCGCAGGATGTCGTCCGGCGGAATCTTGCGAATGAGTTTGTCGGTCTGCGGGTCGCGGACCTCCACCTGGAGACGATCCGTGGAGTCATCCACATGGAAACGGAGCTCCACACCGAGCGAGGCCATGTAGGCGCTCATGGCGTCCGCCACTTCCTCGACTTGCTCGCGGGAAGGGGGCAGCGACGGCACGGGCTGCCGTTCCACGTTGGGGTCACGCTGGGGCTGGCGGTCCGAGGTCCAATCGGCCGCCGGTACCTGGGGATTCTGAACAGCGATGGCGGCAAGAGGATTCATGATTGGCCTCCGTGTTTGAGGATATGGATGGGTTCGCCTCCTTTATCGGCCGCGAGGGACAGGACTTTAGGGGGTGCGGAAAAAATGACCGCACCGGCGGGGTATGGACGGGAGATTTTTGCTAGCAGCTTTTTTTCATTGATTAAAAAAAGTTCGGCATCTTTTCTGCAAAAGGAGGGGCACACCACACTAACAAGGAGGTTTTCCCCATGTCTTTGGTCATTAACCACAATTTGATGGCGATGAACGCCGCCAGAAATTTGACCCAGTCCTACGGCGCGCTGTCCACCTCCACGCGCCGGCTGTCCTCAGGCCTGCGGGTGGGCACCGCGGCGGACGATGCCGCGGGCCTTGCCATCCGCGAGCTCATGCGCGCGGACATCGCCTCCCTCAAGCAGGGCATCCGCAACGCCAACGACGCCATTTCCCTCATCCAGACCGCCGACGGCGCCCTTCAGGTCATCGATGAAAAGCTCATCCGTATGAAGGAACTGGCCGAACAGGCGGCCACCGGCACCTACACCTCGGACCAGCGCCTCATCATCGACTCCGAGTACCAGGCCATGGCCTCGGAAATCACCCGAATCGCCAACGCCACCAACTTCAACGGTATCTACCTCTTGAATGGCAATCTTTCGGCATCCACTCCGCATGTGGCAAGCTGGGCCAGCTCTCATAATGGTTCAGGACTGGCCTCCACCGGCCCGCTCAAGGTGCACTTTGGCACGGGCAACAGCTCTGCCGAGGACTACTACTACATCGCCATCCAGACGGCCACGGCTTCGGCCCTGGGTGTGGGCAACCAGGCGGATGTCAACCGGGACAACGGCTCCGGCGTAGCAGGGGCCGGCTTTAGCATCTCCACCCAGCAGGCGGCGCAACAGGCCCTGGAGGCCCTCAATGCGGCTATCGTCTCCAAGGACAACATCCGCGCCAATCTGGGCGCGCTCCAGAACCGGCTGCAGAACACCATCACCAACCTGCAGATCCAGGCGGAGAACCTGCAGGCTGCGGAGTCGCGGATTTCCGACGCCGACGTGGCCCAGGAGATGACCCAGTTCGTCCGCAACCAGATCCTCACCCAGTCGGCAGTGGCCATGCTCTCGCAGGCCAACCAGTTGCCGCAGATGGCCATGCAGCTCATCCAGGGATAGGGATAAGGAATCGGGCGCGTGCGCTGACGCGGAGTGTGGCAAGTGGCCAAAGACAGGCCGGGGTCCGTCAGGGCCCCGGCTCCAGAAGCCCTGGGCCATGGGCGTCGTTCTCGGTGAGTGCCTGGAGCGCCGCCGCTGCCGCCGCTTGCTCCGCCTTGCGGATGCTGGTCTCCCAGGCGCAAAAGCTCTGGCCGTCGGGCACGGTGACCTGCACGTGGTATTCTTTGGCGTGCTCGGGGCCGCGACTGGCAAGCAGGGTGTAGGTCGGCCGCTGCCGCCACCGGCTTTGCGTATATTCTTGCAATTTGCTTTTGAAGTCCGCCGGTCGGAAGGTCTCGGGCGGCGATGGCCATTTGCCGGCAAACAGATGGTCCACCAAGGCGCATGCCGGCGCCAATCCTCCATCAAGAAAAAGGGCGCCCAGCAACGCTTCCAGGGCGTCGCTGACTACGGAATTTTTTTCCCGTCCCCCTTGCGCCTCCTCTCCTCGCCCCAATAAGATCCATTCATGCAGCCCGATGGTGCGGGCCGCTTCCGCCAAGGCAGCCTCACTGACCAGGGCAGAGCGCATCTTGGTGAGGTGCCCTTCCTGGGCATGGGGAAAGCGGGTGTAGAGGGCGTGGCTCACGGCCAGTTCGAGCACGGCGTCCCCCAGAAATTCCAGGCGTTCATTGCTTTCGGTTTGGTGTTCATTGGCATGGGAGCTATGGGTAAGGGCCTGGATGAACAGCTTGACTTGCCGGGGTTGGTAGGCGAGCATGCGATGCAATTCATGTAGGACACGTTGGAGAGAATCCTCGGACATTACGGAACTCCATGCAAGACATTCATGTGGGAGCGCTTTTTTCCCCCCAGGCAGTGGCTGTCGTCGGCCCGTGCCATGAAGAAGGGACCGTGGCGGCACGGTTTTGGGCACGGCTGCGGGAGTGGGCCTATCAGGGCGCTGTGACGGCAGTCAATTGCCGGGACTGTCTGCCAGAAACCCTGACGCTTGCTGGGGTGGACTTGGCTGTGGTCTGCCTTCCACCGGAGCAAGTGCCCGGGGCCGTGGAGCGGCTTGCCCGTCTCGGGGTGCGCGCTGCCTTGGTTCCCGGCAGCGGCTTTGCCGATCGGGGCGGCGAAGGATATTTCTTGGAGCAACGTCTGGCCGCCGTGGCGCGGGAGACCAATATGGCGGTGCTCGGCCCGCATTGTCTGGGGGTGGTCTCCTGGCCGGAAGGGCTCAACGCCTCGCTTTTGGAAAAGCTTCCCCCATCGGGAGGGGTGGCGTTCTTCTCCCCATCGGCCACGGTGTCCGGAGCCGTGGTGGACTGGGCCGTGGCCGAAGGCGTGGGCCTTTCTCGTCTGGCGGCCCTGGGGAACCGTGCGGCGGTGGATGAGGCCTCGATCCTGCAGTATTTGGCGGAAGACGGAGAAACCCGCGTCATTGCCGGGTATCTCGAAGGGGTGTTTGCTGCCCGGCGTTTTGCCCGGGTGAGCCAGACCGTCACTCGGGTGAAACCCGTGGTCATGCTCCTTGGCGGGCTCACCGCCCCAGGCAGGCAGGCCGTGGCCGCGGCAGCCGGACCCCTGGCGGGTTCGGAGGCGGCGTATCGCGCCGCCTTGCGCCAGGCCGGCATCATCGGCGTTTCCGACCTGGAGACCTTTCTCGATACCGTCAAGGCCTTTGCCTTGCTGCCCCAACCTTCCGGGCCGCATGTGGCAATCCTTACCAATTCCGGTGGTGCCGGCGTCTTGGCCGCGGATGCCTTGAGTGCCACGCGGTTGGAGCTCGCCCGCTTCTCGCGGGCTACAGCCGAGGCCCTGCAGCGGCAGACCGGGGCGTGGCCCTCCAATCCGTTGGATCTTGGCGCCGAGGCCACGCCGGAAGACTTTGCGGCCGCCCTGCGCCTTGCCGTGGCGGATCCACGAGTGCGCCTGGTATTGGCGGTCATCGCCCGTCCTGTGGGGACGGACGTGCAGGCCGTGCTGGAGGCCATGGCGCAGGTGGATCGCCAGGATACCCCTGTGGCGCTCTGTTTGGTCGGGGAGCGGCCGGGGGCGTTGGTGCGGCAGGTCCATGCCCAGGGGATCCCATGTTTTTCTTCTCCTGCAGCCGCAGCCCGGGCGCTTGACGCCATGCTCGCATACGGCTGCTGGCAGGAGGAGCCCTTCCCAGTGGAGGTGTGCTATCGTCGGGACAGCACCAAGGCGGAGCTGTGGTTGCGGGAGGCCATGAACGCGGGCCATCGGGATCTGGGCGGGCCGGCGGTGTATCCCCTGCTCGAGGCGTACGAGCTCCGGCACCCGGTAACGGAACTCGCCCGCACCAGTAAGACCGCGGCCCGCATCGCCCGCCGTTTGGGGGGGGCGGTGGCGCTCAAGATCGCTTCGCCACATATCCAGCGCAAAAGCGATGTGGACGGCGTGGAGCTTGGCCTGACGGACCCCGAGGCCGTGCGTCAGGGCTTTGCGCGGCTCACGCACCGGGTACAGCGCTTGCGGCCGGAGGCTTTTGTTTCCGGGTGCTGGGTCCAGGAGATGGTTGTTGGCCCTGTGGTGGAGGCGCGGATATGGGCGGTGCGGGATCCTTTGTTTGGTCCGGTGGTTCGTCTGGGGTTGGTCGACGGCGACCACCACGGAGTGAATGCTCGGTTGGCGCCCATTTCGCTCACCGATGCCAGCCGTATGGTGCGGGAGTTCACCCCCCTGGCGGCCAGCCGCGGCGGCAGACAGCCCATGCATCTGCGGGCCTTGGAAGACGTGCTGCTCACTGTATCGCAGCTGACCTTGGATATGCCCGAACTCTATACCGTGGAGTTGGAGCCGGTGCTGGTCACCCCTCGGGGGGCATGGGTGGTGGATGCCCGGGTGTGTCTCGTGCCTGTGGAGTAGGATCAGTCAAAATCCTTTGCCAAGGAGAATGGGTATGGCCGTTGGAATCTATATCGGCTCGACATCGAGCTATTCGGGCAAGAACATGGTCGCCATGGGCTTGGGCCTGCGGCTGCAAAAGGAAGGCTACCGCGTGGGCTACATGAAGCCTGTGGGTGCCTTGCCTATGGAAAAGAATGGCGTGCTGGGTGATGCCGATGCCTTTTTCGTGCAGGAGATTCTTGGGCTCAGTGAAGACCCTACACTGGTGACTCCAGTGGTAGTGGATCAAGATTTCAAGATGCGCGCCTTTGGGGGACGTTGCGAAGATTTGATGGGAAAAATCGTCTCCGCATACGAAAAATTGTCCCAGGACAAAGACGTCATGCTGGTTGCCGGGTCCGGCAGCATGTATTCGGGCAAGTACTGTGGCGTGGACGGGGTGAGTGTAGTGCGGAGTTTGGGCATCAAGGCCATCGTCATCGATCGCTACATGAAGGAGCTCAACTACGACTTCCTCGTCGTGCTGCGGGAGATTCTCGGTGACTTGCTTTTAGGGGTCCTTTTGAACGATATCCCGCCAAGTTTCCGCGATGAGCTCGATACCCTCCTGCATCCCTTTTTGGAGAGTAAGGGGGTCAAAGTGCTGGGCAAGATCCCGTCGGATCCCCTCATGGGGGCCATCAAGGTGGCGGACTTGGCCGAGCGCCTGGGCGGCCGCATTATCACGGCCCAGGCCAAGGCGGACCGGGTGGTGGAGAGTTTTCTCATCGGCACCATGCAGGTGGAAAACTTTATGACCCACTTCCGGAAAAACAAGAAGTCTGCCATTATCGTGGGTGGAGACCGTTCCGATGTGCAGCTTGTGGCCTTGGAAGGCCAGTGCCAATGTTTGGTGCTGACGGGAAATCTCTATCCCAACGATATCATCATGACTCGGGCGGAAGTCTTGGAGGTGCCCATCGTGGTGGTGCGCGACGATACGTTTACTGTGGCCAAGAAGATGGAAGCTATTCTCTCGCGGCACAAGCTGCGGGATCTCATCAAGATTCAGCATGGGTCCCAGCTGGTGAGCTCCATCATCGATTTTGCGTATATCAAAGAGGCCTTGGGATTGAAATAACGGCCTGCATGCCGTGGGTTACGCCATGCCCGGGTCCTGGGGGAGTCCTGGGGCCTGGGCCGCCTGTTTGGCGAGCACGTCGCAGCGTTCATTTTCCGGATGGCCGGCGTGGCCCCGGATCCACTGGAAGTCCACGTGGTGGCGGTTGAGCAAGGCAATGAGGCGCTGCCAGAGGTCCTGGTTTTTGACGGGTTTTTTGTCGGCGGTTTTCCATCCCCGCTTCTGCCATGCCGGCAGCCACCCCTTGACGATGGCGTCGTGGACGTAGCGGGAGTCGGTGATCACCTGCACGTGGCAGGGCCGATTGAGGGCGGCGAGTCCCTCGATGACGGCGAGAAGTTCCATGCGGTTGTTGGTGGTATGGCAGAAGCCGCCGCAAAGTTCTTTTTCATGGCTCCCCCAGCGTAAGATGGCGGCCCATCCTCCCGGTCCAGGGTTGCCGAGGCTTGCGCCATCGGTAAAGAGGAGCACCTCGCTCATGGTCGGCCCAGTCTTTCCATGTGCTCCGTGATGGTGAGGACGATCTGTCCAAGGCCTTCCTGCCAGCGGCCGTTTTCCCAGTACGGAAGGAGCACCGGGCCTTCCAGTTCGGCTTCCAGGCCGGGTCGTAGCGCATGCCGCAAGAGGGGCGGAAACACCACCCGGGCCTCGCGCCTGGGGGGGCAGAGGGCGATCATGAGCGTCTTGGAGTCCATGGTGGGCAGCAGGATGCCCTCGCGAGTAATGCGGATGCGCACCGTAATGCCGTGGGTGTTTTGCATGACCCGGGCAAAGCGGATGAGCGTGTCTCGTTGTTCTGGCGAGAGGGATTTGGTTTGATCCCAAACAATGCCTTGGTCCGTGACAGATTCCAGGGATCGTTGGTGGTTGACCCAAAACAGATACCCGACGAGGACAAAGACACCAAGCACGCCCACGAAGCGGAGGATTTTTTCCGCGGGGCTCGAACCAGAGATGCGGGGCAGTTGCACAGGGCCTCCTGAAGGAAGAAGTGACGGAGCAGCTGCGGCAGCGCCTTGGAAACGCAAGGAGAGATCAATGACATGGGATTGGGAAAAACTCCAGCAGCGCCGGCAGCGGCCAGTGGGG
It encodes the following:
- a CDS encoding flagellar protein FlaG produces the protein MNPLAAIAVQNPQVPAADWTSDRQPQRDPNVERQPVPSLPPSREQVEEVADAMSAYMASLGVELRFHVDDSTDRLQVEVRDPQTDKLIRKIPPDDILRLAAAIEETVGVLVDRSL
- a CDS encoding flagellin; amino-acid sequence: MSLVINHNLMAMNAARNLTQSYGALSTSTRRLSSGLRVGTAADDAAGLAIRELMRADIASLKQGIRNANDAISLIQTADGALQVIDEKLIRMKELAEQAATGTYTSDQRLIIDSEYQAMASEITRIANATNFNGIYLLNGNLSASTPHVASWASSHNGSGLASTGPLKVHFGTGNSSAEDYYYIAIQTATASALGVGNQADVNRDNGSGVAGAGFSISTQQAAQQALEALNAAIVSKDNIRANLGALQNRLQNTITNLQIQAENLQAAESRISDADVAQEMTQFVRNQILTQSAVAMLSQANQLPQMAMQLIQG
- the rnc gene encoding ribonuclease III — encoded protein: MSEDSLQRVLHELHRMLAYQPRQVKLFIQALTHSSHANEHQTESNERLEFLGDAVLELAVSHALYTRFPHAQEGHLTKMRSALVSEAALAEAARTIGLHEWILLGRGEEAQGGREKNSVVSDALEALLGALFLDGGLAPACALVDHLFAGKWPSPPETFRPADFKSKLQEYTQSRWRQRPTYTLLASRGPEHAKEYHVQVTVPDGQSFCAWETSIRKAEQAAAAAALQALTENDAHGPGLLEPGP
- a CDS encoding acetate--CoA ligase family protein; this translates as MQDIHVGALFSPQAVAVVGPCHEEGTVAARFWARLREWAYQGAVTAVNCRDCLPETLTLAGVDLAVVCLPPEQVPGAVERLARLGVRAALVPGSGFADRGGEGYFLEQRLAAVARETNMAVLGPHCLGVVSWPEGLNASLLEKLPPSGGVAFFSPSATVSGAVVDWAVAEGVGLSRLAALGNRAAVDEASILQYLAEDGETRVIAGYLEGVFAARRFARVSQTVTRVKPVVMLLGGLTAPGRQAVAAAAGPLAGSEAAYRAALRQAGIIGVSDLETFLDTVKAFALLPQPSGPHVAILTNSGGAGVLAADALSATRLELARFSRATAEALQRQTGAWPSNPLDLGAEATPEDFAAALRLAVADPRVRLVLAVIARPVGTDVQAVLEAMAQVDRQDTPVALCLVGERPGALVRQVHAQGIPCFSSPAAAARALDAMLAYGCWQEEPFPVEVCYRRDSTKAELWLREAMNAGHRDLGGPAVYPLLEAYELRHPVTELARTSKTAARIARRLGGAVALKIASPHIQRKSDVDGVELGLTDPEAVRQGFARLTHRVQRLRPEAFVSGCWVQEMVVGPVVEARIWAVRDPLFGPVVRLGLVDGDHHGVNARLAPISLTDASRMVREFTPLAASRGGRQPMHLRALEDVLLTVSQLTLDMPELYTVELEPVLVTPRGAWVVDARVCLVPVE
- a CDS encoding phosphotransacetylase family protein, whose product is MAVGIYIGSTSSYSGKNMVAMGLGLRLQKEGYRVGYMKPVGALPMEKNGVLGDADAFFVQEILGLSEDPTLVTPVVVDQDFKMRAFGGRCEDLMGKIVSAYEKLSQDKDVMLVAGSGSMYSGKYCGVDGVSVVRSLGIKAIVIDRYMKELNYDFLVVLREILGDLLLGVLLNDIPPSFRDELDTLLHPFLESKGVKVLGKIPSDPLMGAIKVADLAERLGGRIITAQAKADRVVESFLIGTMQVENFMTHFRKNKKSAIIVGGDRSDVQLVALEGQCQCLVLTGNLYPNDIIMTRAEVLEVPIVVVRDDTFTVAKKMEAILSRHKLRDLIKIQHGSQLVSSIIDFAYIKEALGLK
- the rnhA gene encoding ribonuclease HI gives rise to the protein MSEVLLFTDGASLGNPGPGGWAAILRWGSHEKELCGGFCHTTNNRMELLAVIEGLAALNRPCHVQVITDSRYVHDAIVKGWLPAWQKRGWKTADKKPVKNQDLWQRLIALLNRHHVDFQWIRGHAGHPENERCDVLAKQAAQAPGLPQDPGMA